The Terriglobus tenax genome contains a region encoding:
- a CDS encoding HipA family kinase — protein MLREVLATRYALPLREGGSLPALVEADDDGMYVVKFRGAGQGVKALLAEIVAGEIARTVGLNVPELVFVEIDPALGRNYPDEEIRDLLKASVGRNLGMDYLPGSTMFEVAAGDCATEHVASLAVWLDAFVMNVDRTPRNPNLLCWGKALWFIDHGAALYVQHDWASMMDKAVSPFVAIKDHVLLPWATDVRGAGKLARAKLNRAEFERILALVPDVWLEVEEGAETPDAKRAAYVEFFLKRLASHAFEEEAEHARLV, from the coding sequence GTGCTGCGTGAAGTACTAGCGACCCGTTATGCCTTGCCGTTGCGCGAGGGCGGAAGTCTGCCTGCCCTTGTGGAGGCGGATGACGACGGTATGTATGTCGTCAAGTTCCGTGGAGCCGGGCAGGGTGTGAAGGCGCTGCTGGCGGAGATTGTCGCCGGTGAGATTGCGCGGACCGTGGGGCTGAACGTGCCGGAGCTGGTGTTCGTGGAGATTGATCCGGCGCTGGGCAGGAACTATCCCGATGAAGAGATTCGCGACCTGTTGAAGGCCTCGGTTGGCCGCAATCTGGGCATGGATTATCTGCCTGGCTCGACGATGTTCGAGGTGGCGGCGGGCGACTGTGCAACGGAGCATGTGGCGTCTCTTGCGGTGTGGCTGGATGCCTTCGTGATGAACGTGGACCGCACGCCGCGTAACCCCAACCTGCTGTGCTGGGGGAAAGCGTTGTGGTTTATCGACCATGGCGCGGCGCTGTATGTACAGCATGACTGGGCATCAATGATGGACAAGGCCGTTAGCCCATTTGTTGCGATCAAAGACCATGTGCTGCTGCCGTGGGCCACGGATGTTCGTGGCGCTGGAAAGCTGGCGCGCGCAAAGCTGAATCGCGCTGAGTTTGAACGCATTCTGGCGCTGGTGCCGGATGTATGGCTGGAAGTGGAAGAAGGCGCCGAGACACCCGACGCCAAGCGCGCGGCGTATGTGGAGTTCTTCCTGAAGCGGTTGGCCAGTCATGCATTTGAAGAGGAGGCCGAGCATGCGCGCCTCGTTTGA
- a CDS encoding DUF3037 domain-containing protein, whose product MRASFDYAVIRIVPRVEREEFLNAGVIVLCLEKRYLAAKTLVDDARLKALWPQVDLGAVKLHLEAVEKIAAGDEAAGPLAKMDLKARFHWLTSPRSTILQTGPVRTGVCDGTESLLDGLVQKLVLSE is encoded by the coding sequence ATGCGCGCCTCGTTTGATTACGCGGTCATCCGCATCGTGCCTCGCGTCGAGCGGGAGGAGTTCCTCAATGCCGGTGTGATTGTGCTGTGCCTGGAGAAGCGCTACCTGGCCGCGAAGACACTAGTGGACGACGCGCGGCTGAAAGCACTGTGGCCGCAGGTAGACCTGGGAGCGGTGAAGCTGCATCTGGAGGCGGTGGAGAAGATTGCCGCCGGTGACGAAGCTGCCGGACCGCTGGCGAAGATGGATCTGAAGGCGCGTTTCCACTGGCTGACCTCGCCGCGCAGCACCATTCTGCAGACCGGGCCGGTGCGCACAGGGGTGTGCGATGGAACGGAAAGTCTGTTGGATGGCCTGGTGCAAAAGCTTGTGTTGAGCGAGTAA
- a CDS encoding CocE/NonD family hydrolase, translating into MKLHVIALALLVTACAAQEKPKYPEYPSETPATLTPTETGFDYTRRVVMVPMRDGVKLHTVILIPKAATAVKKAPILMTRTPYSADALTANRQSAHLGAALYGYDNAVDVIVGGGYIRVVQDIRGKYGSEGDNIMNRPVHGPLNPTPVDEATDTYDTVDWLVKNIPESNGKVGTLGISYDGFEPLMAAYHPHPALKVTVPMNPMVDGWMGDDWFHNGAFRQQNLSYIYEQEGGRSNEYKWWSDAFDEYDFWMKAGSAGEMGKRHGVEQMGFWRNILAHPAYDDWWQQQAVDKLLAKEPLAIPMMLVHSLWDQEDIYGAPAVYKALAARPENKGKLFLVMGPWHHGQEIEEASNMASIRWGSATGTYFMKKVLLPFLDHYLKDNAPPMDVAPVTAFETGTNEWRRLKSWPACGETCSIEKKNLYLGKGLKTTWAAPTNKVAEFEEYVSDPAKPVPFRARPNQPIGYTPPLTWVNWLVDDQREASGRPDVLSYVSEPLTEPMKISGQPLVKLLASTSGTDSDWVVKLIDVYPDEVAEQPELGGYQLAVSMDIFRGRYRESFATAKPIAADKPLEYRWELPVANHVFLPGHRIMVQVQSSWFPLYDRNPQTFVPNIFWAKPGDYTKATQRIYSGSAVELPVVK; encoded by the coding sequence GTGAAACTGCACGTCATCGCTCTGGCCTTACTAGTGACTGCCTGCGCAGCGCAGGAGAAGCCGAAGTATCCCGAATATCCCAGCGAAACTCCTGCGACGCTGACGCCGACGGAAACCGGCTTTGATTACACCCGGCGCGTGGTGATGGTTCCCATGCGCGATGGTGTGAAGCTGCACACGGTGATTCTTATCCCCAAGGCAGCGACAGCGGTAAAAAAGGCTCCGATCCTGATGACGCGTACGCCGTACAGCGCGGACGCGCTTACCGCCAACCGGCAGAGCGCGCACCTGGGCGCGGCGCTCTATGGATATGACAATGCGGTGGATGTGATTGTAGGCGGCGGCTACATCCGCGTGGTGCAAGACATTCGCGGCAAGTATGGCTCCGAGGGCGACAACATCATGAACCGCCCCGTGCATGGGCCGTTGAATCCAACGCCGGTGGACGAAGCGACCGATACCTACGATACCGTCGACTGGCTGGTTAAGAACATTCCGGAGTCGAACGGCAAGGTGGGTACGCTGGGTATCAGCTATGACGGGTTTGAGCCGCTGATGGCGGCCTATCACCCGCATCCGGCGTTGAAGGTTACTGTCCCCATGAATCCGATGGTGGACGGATGGATGGGCGATGACTGGTTCCACAACGGGGCCTTCCGTCAGCAGAACCTTTCGTACATCTATGAGCAGGAGGGCGGCCGCTCGAACGAGTACAAGTGGTGGTCCGATGCCTTCGATGAGTACGACTTCTGGATGAAGGCCGGCTCGGCCGGCGAGATGGGTAAGCGGCACGGGGTGGAGCAGATGGGCTTCTGGCGCAACATCCTGGCGCATCCGGCCTATGACGACTGGTGGCAGCAGCAGGCAGTCGACAAGCTGCTGGCGAAGGAGCCGCTGGCGATTCCGATGATGCTGGTTCACAGCCTGTGGGATCAGGAAGACATTTATGGCGCTCCCGCCGTGTACAAGGCGCTGGCCGCGCGGCCGGAGAACAAGGGCAAGCTCTTTCTGGTGATGGGCCCGTGGCACCATGGGCAGGAGATTGAAGAAGCCAGCAATATGGCCTCGATTCGCTGGGGATCGGCGACCGGCACCTACTTCATGAAGAAGGTGCTTTTGCCGTTCCTCGATCACTACCTGAAGGACAATGCGCCGCCGATGGATGTTGCCCCGGTGACGGCGTTTGAAACGGGCACAAACGAGTGGCGCAGGCTGAAGAGCTGGCCTGCGTGCGGCGAGACCTGTTCGATTGAGAAGAAGAACCTGTACCTGGGCAAGGGACTGAAGACAACCTGGGCCGCGCCAACGAACAAGGTGGCGGAGTTTGAAGAGTATGTCTCTGACCCCGCAAAACCTGTGCCGTTCCGTGCGCGACCCAACCAGCCGATTGGTTATACGCCTCCGCTGACCTGGGTGAACTGGCTGGTGGATGACCAGCGCGAGGCTTCAGGGCGGCCCGATGTGCTGAGCTATGTGAGTGAGCCGCTGACGGAGCCGATGAAGATCAGCGGACAGCCGTTGGTAAAGCTGCTGGCTTCGACCAGCGGGACCGACTCCGACTGGGTGGTGAAGCTGATCGATGTCTATCCGGACGAGGTAGCGGAGCAGCCGGAGCTTGGCGGCTACCAGCTTGCCGTGTCGATGGACATCTTCCGCGGCCGCTACCGTGAGAGCTTTGCGACGGCGAAGCCGATTGCGGCGGACAAACCGCTGGAGTACCGGTGGGAGCTGCCGGTGGCGAACCATGTTTTTCTGCCTGGCCATCGCATCATGGTGCAGGTGCAGTCCAGCTGGTTTCCGCTCTATGACCGGAACCCGCAGACGTTTGTGCCGAATATCTTCTGGGCAAAGCCCGGGGACTATACAAAAGCAACACAACGCATCTACTCCGGCAGCGCGGTTGAACTGCCGGTGGTGAAGTAG
- a CDS encoding GntR family transcriptional regulator — translation MPRRSTTHHQQKGKKDSVRRKAYLLIQKKIANGQLKAGELISEVALAKELGSSRTPVREAAGQLLAEGMLDLSPGGGIVVTRLTRQAITELYELREALEVFAVGRAAQNGIRPADASRMKELLEETQALLKELRASGSKELDEEQMRRFAVSDLGFHSLLMRLAANERMLKVVNETRLMIRIFGIQRSGHRREELERIHRHHKEILQAVVDGKADSARKLLAEHIQASGRERLEEFDQWEREQHLASLGG, via the coding sequence ATGCCGAGACGGTCCACAACGCACCACCAGCAAAAAGGGAAAAAGGATTCAGTACGCCGTAAGGCCTATCTGCTGATCCAGAAGAAGATTGCCAACGGCCAGTTGAAGGCCGGAGAACTGATCTCAGAGGTTGCCCTGGCCAAGGAGCTTGGCAGCAGCCGCACACCGGTGCGCGAGGCGGCTGGCCAGTTGCTGGCCGAGGGCATGCTGGATCTGAGCCCGGGCGGCGGCATTGTGGTTACGCGGCTGACGCGGCAGGCAATCACGGAGCTGTACGAACTGCGCGAAGCCCTGGAGGTTTTTGCCGTGGGACGCGCGGCGCAGAATGGCATTCGTCCCGCGGATGCATCGCGGATGAAGGAGCTGCTGGAAGAGACACAGGCGCTGCTGAAGGAGCTGAGGGCTTCCGGCAGCAAAGAGCTGGACGAGGAGCAGATGCGCCGTTTCGCGGTTAGCGATCTTGGCTTCCACTCCCTGCTGATGCGGCTGGCTGCCAATGAACGCATGTTGAAGGTAGTGAACGAGACCCGGCTGATGATCCGTATCTTCGGCATCCAGCGCAGCGGACACCGCCGCGAGGAGCTGGAGCGGATTCACCGCCACCACAAGGAAATTCTGCAGGCCGTGGTGGACGGCAAGGCCGACTCCGCGCGCAAGCTGCTGGCGGAACATATCCAGGCCAGCGGGCGGGAACGGCTGGAGGAGTTTGACCAGTGGGAACGGGAGCAGCACCTGGCGAGCCTGGGCGGGTAG
- a CDS encoding dihydrodipicolinate synthase family protein: MAKLVMGVYAAVLTPRDAAGRIDTGQLRGWLEFLIGKGIQGFAINGATGEFPQVTETEFVDLMETVAEATVGRAKFLAGIGAASSMDAIRLGKIAGRAGAQGLLLPMPYFFPYSQGDLAAFSSEVAHAVQTPVLLYNLPQFTSGLEPEATLSLIEHCPNIIGIKDSSGSLDTVSLLTKRAPAACRIIGNDNALAPALKAGVADGVVSGVSCVLPELIKAIFEAGQSEAKAARLDELNGRLRLFIQQLDRMPTPWGLKVFGESRKLARANFPFALSDDRVQQMHEMMAWFTENHAAMMAV; the protein is encoded by the coding sequence ATGGCAAAACTGGTGATGGGTGTATATGCCGCTGTGCTCACGCCGCGCGACGCGGCAGGACGAATCGATACCGGGCAACTGCGAGGGTGGCTGGAGTTCCTGATCGGTAAAGGTATTCAGGGGTTCGCCATCAATGGCGCCACCGGCGAGTTTCCGCAGGTTACGGAAACGGAGTTTGTCGACCTGATGGAGACGGTGGCGGAGGCCACCGTCGGCCGGGCGAAGTTTCTGGCGGGTATAGGCGCTGCAAGCAGTATGGATGCGATTCGCCTGGGCAAGATCGCGGGCCGTGCCGGAGCGCAGGGGCTTCTATTGCCCATGCCTTACTTTTTCCCATACAGCCAGGGCGATCTTGCGGCGTTCAGCAGCGAAGTGGCACATGCGGTTCAGACGCCCGTGCTGCTTTACAACCTGCCGCAGTTCACCTCGGGCCTGGAGCCAGAAGCGACGCTCTCCCTGATTGAACACTGTCCGAACATCATCGGCATCAAGGATTCGAGCGGATCGCTCGACACGGTTTCACTGCTGACCAAGCGTGCACCCGCGGCCTGCCGCATTATTGGCAATGACAACGCGCTGGCGCCTGCGTTGAAGGCAGGTGTGGCCGACGGTGTGGTCTCTGGGGTATCGTGCGTGTTGCCGGAGCTGATTAAGGCGATCTTTGAGGCAGGGCAGAGCGAGGCAAAGGCTGCCCGGCTGGATGAGCTGAACGGCAGACTGCGGCTGTTCATCCAGCAGCTTGACCGTATGCCGACGCCGTGGGGGCTGAAGGTCTTTGGTGAGTCACGCAAGCTGGCCAGGGCGAACTTTCCCTTTGCCCTGAGCGACGACCGTGTGCAGCAGATGCACGAGATGATGGCGTGGTTTACGGAAAACCACGCGGCGATGATGGCGGTTTAG
- a CDS encoding fucose isomerase: MANDVYLVTSGDLRLSANQACWPAQRDLETKLTAVLATMGVTLKRAFPVDERAGHGFISSQRMGMDVFASIPKDALLIFATAAWQYTHHVLPGMRFHNAPILTLANWSGQWPGLVGLLNLNGSLVKAGVTFSTLWSRDFDDAFFLDGLKQWLETGAIQHDLSYVKPLSAVPLPESAQELGKEIAGLLRERKAILGIFDEGCMGMYNAIIDDELLNPCGIFKERLSQSALAARMATVGDEEAAAVRTWLDTRGLRFVTGTDEATELTDKQILLQAKMYIAAVRMAAEFGCDAIGIQYQQGLKDTVPASDLVEGLLNNPDRPPVFDAEGKELFAGKALPHFNEVDEGAAVDALVTNRCWTKLGLDPSTTLHDVRWGEELEVDGKKQYVWVLQISGAAPASHFVGGYAGSVSERQPAMYFPLGGGSLKGVGKPGEIVWSRVFVEGGKLHVDLGRGTVVSLPEAETERRWRETTYQWPMVNTVLHGVTRDSFMARHRANHISIAYANDSAGADHALAVKAAAFAELGVEVHLCGVAKA, from the coding sequence ATGGCGAATGACGTGTATCTGGTAACCAGCGGCGACCTCAGGCTCTCCGCCAACCAGGCCTGCTGGCCGGCACAGCGCGACCTGGAGACAAAGCTGACGGCGGTGCTGGCAACCATGGGTGTGACGTTGAAACGCGCCTTCCCGGTGGATGAGAGGGCGGGGCACGGCTTCATCTCAAGCCAGCGCATGGGTATGGATGTTTTTGCGTCCATTCCCAAGGATGCTCTGCTAATCTTCGCCACCGCCGCGTGGCAATACACGCACCATGTGCTGCCGGGCATGCGTTTTCACAATGCGCCGATTCTTACGCTGGCAAACTGGTCCGGTCAGTGGCCGGGGCTGGTGGGTCTGCTGAATCTGAATGGATCGCTGGTGAAGGCCGGTGTGACGTTTTCTACCCTCTGGAGCCGCGACTTTGACGACGCATTTTTCCTGGATGGTTTGAAACAGTGGCTGGAAACCGGAGCGATTCAGCATGATCTTTCGTATGTAAAGCCGTTGTCCGCGGTGCCGTTGCCGGAGTCAGCTCAGGAGCTCGGCAAAGAGATTGCCGGTCTTCTGCGCGAGCGCAAGGCAATCCTCGGCATTTTTGATGAAGGCTGCATGGGCATGTACAACGCCATCATCGACGATGAGCTGTTGAACCCCTGCGGCATCTTCAAAGAGCGGCTCAGCCAGAGCGCGCTTGCTGCCCGCATGGCCACGGTCGGCGATGAAGAGGCCGCAGCGGTGCGTACATGGCTGGACACGCGCGGCCTGCGTTTTGTGACCGGAACTGACGAAGCAACGGAGCTGACGGACAAACAGATTCTGCTGCAGGCGAAGATGTATATCGCCGCGGTGCGCATGGCGGCGGAGTTTGGCTGCGATGCGATTGGTATCCAGTATCAGCAGGGGTTGAAGGATACGGTGCCTGCGTCCGATCTTGTGGAAGGCCTGTTGAACAATCCTGACCGTCCGCCTGTCTTTGACGCGGAGGGCAAGGAGCTTTTCGCCGGTAAGGCGCTGCCGCACTTTAATGAAGTGGATGAGGGCGCGGCGGTGGATGCGCTGGTGACCAACCGCTGCTGGACGAAGCTGGGTCTTGATCCTTCGACGACGCTGCATGATGTGCGCTGGGGTGAAGAGCTTGAGGTGGACGGGAAGAAGCAGTATGTATGGGTGCTGCAGATCTCCGGAGCTGCTCCGGCCAGCCACTTTGTGGGCGGCTATGCTGGTTCCGTGAGCGAGCGCCAGCCGGCCATGTATTTCCCGCTGGGCGGTGGATCGCTGAAAGGCGTGGGCAAGCCGGGTGAGATTGTGTGGAGTCGCGTGTTCGTTGAAGGTGGCAAGCTGCATGTGGATCTTGGGCGCGGCACGGTCGTTTCGCTGCCGGAGGCTGAGACCGAGCGCCGCTGGCGCGAGACGACCTACCAGTGGCCGATGGTGAACACGGTGCTGCATGGCGTTACGCGCGACAGCTTCATGGCGCGTCATCGCGCCAACCACATCAGCATTGCCTATGCCAACGATTCTGCGGGTGCCGACCATGCGCTGGCGGTGAAGGCTGCCGCGTTTGCTGAGCTTGGTGTCGAAGTCCATCTCTGCGGCGTGGCAAAGGCATAG
- a CDS encoding MFS transporter: MTANETRTGGAYPWLLVGMLWFVCLFNYADRQAIFSVFPLIRTELALTPIQLGIVGSSFMWMYALAGPVAGWVSDRVSPRKVIVGALAFWSAVTAGTAFSHSYGVLVFFRTLGGLGEAFYFPAAMALIGAYHSAATRSRAMALHQSSVYAGTIAGGAMSAFIAEQHGWRTSFTLFGLLGLVLAVVLIFSLKRPPRLASETQQENPLLHFVHGVRDVLAQGRIVLMIAVFMGANFVAVVFLTWLPTFLLEKFHMSLSNAGFSSTAYLQAASVLGVLLGGWLADRFASKRAGGRQLTQAIGLLCGVPFLFLTGWSITVIGLIVSMIGFGFFKGIYDANIWASLYDVVPVEKRGVAAGVMNSFGWLGGGFAPVVIAAAAQRFGLSACISATSVIYLCLAMMLLGLSANLRKAA; the protein is encoded by the coding sequence GTGACGGCGAACGAGACTCGTACAGGCGGAGCGTATCCCTGGCTGCTGGTTGGCATGCTGTGGTTCGTCTGCCTGTTCAACTATGCGGACCGCCAGGCGATCTTCTCCGTCTTCCCGCTCATTCGTACGGAGCTTGCGCTGACGCCGATTCAGCTTGGCATCGTTGGTTCCAGCTTTATGTGGATGTACGCCCTGGCCGGCCCGGTAGCCGGCTGGGTGAGTGATCGTGTCTCGCCGCGCAAGGTAATTGTGGGTGCGCTGGCATTCTGGTCCGCGGTCACGGCGGGCACGGCCTTCAGCCATTCGTATGGCGTGCTGGTCTTTTTCCGCACGCTGGGTGGTCTGGGCGAAGCCTTCTATTTTCCCGCGGCGATGGCGCTGATCGGCGCCTATCACAGCGCGGCAACACGGTCCCGGGCCATGGCGCTGCACCAGTCCAGCGTGTATGCGGGCACCATCGCAGGCGGTGCGATGTCGGCCTTCATTGCTGAACAGCATGGATGGCGCACCAGTTTCACCCTCTTTGGCCTGCTGGGCCTTGTGCTGGCGGTGGTGCTGATCTTCAGTTTGAAGCGTCCGCCGCGCCTGGCATCGGAGACGCAGCAGGAGAATCCGCTGCTGCACTTTGTTCATGGCGTGCGCGATGTGCTGGCGCAGGGACGCATCGTGCTGATGATCGCTGTCTTCATGGGAGCGAACTTCGTTGCGGTGGTCTTCCTGACGTGGCTGCCCACCTTCCTCCTGGAAAAGTTTCACATGAGCCTGAGCAATGCGGGCTTCAGCTCTACCGCTTATCTGCAGGCGGCGTCCGTGCTGGGTGTGCTACTGGGTGGCTGGCTGGCAGACCGCTTTGCATCGAAGCGCGCCGGAGGCCGGCAACTGACGCAGGCCATCGGACTGCTGTGCGGTGTACCGTTCCTGTTTCTCACCGGATGGTCGATCACGGTCATCGGCCTGATCGTCAGCATGATCGGCTTTGGCTTCTTCAAAGGCATCTACGACGCGAATATCTGGGCGTCGCTGTATGACGTGGTGCCGGTGGAGAAGCGCGGCGTGGCTGCCGGCGTGATGAACAGCTTCGGCTGGCTGGGAGGAGGCTTTGCCCCGGTGGTGATTGCCGCCGCGGCACAGCGCTTTGGGCTGTCGGCCTGCATCAGCGCGACGTCGGTGATCTACCTGTGCCTGGCAATGATGCTGCTGGGACTTTCCGCGAATCTGCGGAAGGCGGCTTAG
- the trmD gene encoding tRNA (guanosine(37)-N1)-methyltransferase TrmD: MRFEIITIFPGFFEGPLQYGVVSRAIRNGVVAAQAHDLRAFTHDRHRTVDDRPFGGGEGMVLKPEPIFECADAIGVTPLPERDLARESVIVLSAGGKPFTQATAHELSKLERITMICGRYEGVDERVNSLLCDRELSIGDYVLSGGELGAAIILDAVTRLLPGVLGNADSARFESFGHSDSEIEHTLESPQATHGSGGLLDYPHYTRPAEFQGHAIPEVLANGDHAQVRKWRRQQQLLKTAKNRPDLLEKAALSKEDRAFLAKL; this comes from the coding sequence ATGCGGTTTGAGATCATTACTATTTTTCCGGGGTTCTTCGAAGGGCCGCTCCAGTACGGAGTGGTTTCGCGCGCCATTCGCAACGGTGTGGTCGCAGCCCAGGCCCATGACCTGCGCGCATTCACGCACGACCGCCACCGCACCGTGGATGACCGCCCCTTTGGCGGTGGTGAGGGCATGGTGCTGAAGCCGGAGCCGATCTTCGAGTGCGCCGACGCCATCGGCGTCACCCCTTTGCCGGAACGAGACCTCGCGCGTGAGTCGGTCATCGTGCTCTCCGCCGGTGGCAAGCCATTTACCCAGGCCACAGCACACGAGTTGTCGAAGCTCGAGCGCATCACCATGATCTGCGGCCGTTATGAAGGTGTGGACGAGCGTGTGAACTCGCTGCTCTGCGACCGTGAGCTGTCGATCGGCGACTACGTTCTCTCCGGCGGCGAGCTGGGAGCGGCCATCATTCTTGACGCGGTCACCCGCCTTCTTCCCGGCGTGCTGGGCAATGCGGACTCCGCCCGCTTTGAGTCCTTTGGCCACAGCGACAGTGAGATTGAGCACACCCTCGAAAGTCCGCAGGCCACGCACGGCAGCGGAGGCCTTCTGGATTACCCGCACTACACGCGGCCAGCCGAGTTTCAGGGTCACGCGATTCCCGAAGTACTGGCCAACGGCGACCATGCACAGGTGCGGAAATGGCGACGGCAACAGCAGCTGCTGAAGACCGCGAAGAACCGTCCTGACCTGCTGGAGAAAGCTGCCCTTTCCAAGGAAGACCGCGCCTTCCTGGCGAAGCTGTAG
- a CDS encoding alpha-L-arabinofuranosidase C-terminal domain-containing protein, whose amino-acid sequence MAVGLSALALGSVMAQQPAKLTVDTTQKVAEVSPTLYGLMTEEINFSYDGGLYAEMIRNRTFTNRWPRFEWWRVTTQGNSSAKVSGGDTGPSKALPKSMKLEVREASKGNEAGVTNDGYWGMAVRPSETYHGSFYARPAGVGTAHIRLVANNTAATLAETTVALTDGDWKKYEYTLKTGANVVPGKDNHWEMLFAQKGSVELQMVSLFPPTYNNRPQGNRPDLMKMLGAMRPNFLRFPGGNYVEGNTLAEHFDWKKTIGPLVDRPTKQTSWRYLSSDGMGLLEFLEWCEDLKMEPVLAVFAGYTLNGEHAEGDALKPYIADALDEIEYVTGDVNTKWGAVRAKDGHPEPFKLRLIEVGNEDNLDRSGSYIKRYPPFEKAIRAKYPQLKIIATAWEHGGTPDIVDDHYYQTPHEFFDLVHKYDTQDRNGPKIFVGEWATRTGSPTPDFGAALGDAAWMTSMERNSDVVVMAAYAPLFTNVNPGGMQWSSDLIGYDALNSYGSPSYWAQVLFSEHLGTQVVKSSAEGANDRFFWSATASPEKKVLYLKLVNASDRPQALTVDVSGAKAGAAVSNTMHAATWYVTNSITAPKLVVPVKGTVAVTPGNWKHTVAPNTIEVIDIPLK is encoded by the coding sequence ATGGCAGTTGGTCTCAGCGCGCTGGCGCTGGGCAGTGTAATGGCGCAGCAGCCGGCGAAGCTCACCGTGGATACCACGCAGAAGGTTGCCGAGGTGAGTCCCACGCTGTATGGGCTGATGACCGAAGAGATCAACTTCAGCTACGACGGTGGGCTGTATGCGGAGATGATCCGCAACCGTACCTTCACCAACCGCTGGCCGCGCTTTGAGTGGTGGCGTGTAACCACGCAGGGCAACTCGTCCGCGAAGGTAAGCGGAGGCGACACCGGTCCGAGCAAGGCGCTGCCCAAGAGCATGAAGCTCGAGGTTCGTGAGGCCTCAAAGGGCAACGAGGCCGGCGTGACTAATGATGGCTACTGGGGCATGGCTGTGCGACCGTCCGAGACCTATCATGGATCGTTCTATGCCAGGCCGGCGGGTGTCGGCACGGCGCACATCCGTTTGGTGGCCAACAACACCGCGGCCACGCTGGCGGAGACGACTGTGGCGTTGACCGACGGCGACTGGAAGAAGTACGAGTACACGCTGAAGACCGGCGCCAATGTGGTTCCCGGCAAGGACAACCACTGGGAGATGCTCTTCGCGCAGAAGGGCAGTGTTGAGCTGCAGATGGTCAGCCTCTTTCCGCCGACCTACAACAACCGCCCACAGGGCAACCGGCCTGACCTGATGAAGATGCTGGGCGCCATGCGTCCGAACTTCCTGCGCTTCCCCGGCGGCAACTACGTGGAAGGTAACACGCTGGCCGAGCATTTTGACTGGAAGAAGACGATTGGGCCGCTGGTGGACCGTCCTACCAAGCAAACCTCGTGGCGCTATCTTTCGAGTGACGGTATGGGCCTGCTCGAGTTCCTGGAGTGGTGCGAAGACCTGAAGATGGAGCCGGTGCTGGCTGTCTTTGCGGGTTACACGCTGAACGGAGAGCACGCCGAAGGCGATGCGCTGAAGCCGTATATTGCCGATGCCCTGGATGAGATTGAGTACGTTACCGGCGACGTCAACACCAAGTGGGGGGCGGTGCGAGCGAAGGACGGACATCCGGAGCCCTTCAAGCTGCGCCTGATCGAGGTCGGCAACGAGGACAACCTTGACCGCTCTGGCAGCTACATCAAGCGCTATCCGCCATTTGAGAAGGCCATCCGCGCAAAGTATCCGCAGTTGAAGATCATTGCCACCGCATGGGAGCACGGCGGCACGCCGGACATCGTCGACGACCACTATTACCAGACACCGCACGAGTTCTTTGACCTGGTGCACAAGTACGATACGCAGGACCGCAATGGGCCGAAGATCTTTGTCGGAGAGTGGGCCACGCGCACCGGTTCGCCCACGCCGGACTTCGGCGCTGCGCTGGGCGATGCCGCCTGGATGACCTCCATGGAGCGCAACTCGGACGTGGTAGTGATGGCGGCGTATGCCCCCCTGTTCACCAACGTGAACCCAGGCGGCATGCAGTGGTCCAGCGACCTGATCGGCTATGACGCGCTGAACTCCTATGGATCTCCCAGCTACTGGGCGCAGGTGCTGTTCAGCGAGCATCTGGGCACGCAGGTGGTGAAATCTTCCGCTGAGGGAGCCAATGACCGCTTCTTCTGGTCGGCGACGGCTTCGCCGGAGAAGAAGGTGCTCTACCTGAAGCTGGTGAATGCCAGCGACCGTCCGCAGGCGTTGACCGTGGACGTGTCTGGAGCGAAGGCCGGGGCCGCCGTGAGCAATACGATGCACGCGGCCACCTGGTATGTGACGAACTCGATCACGGCGCCGAAGCTGGTTGTGCCGGTCAAGGGAACGGTCGCCGTGACTCCGGGGAACTGGAAGCACACGGTGGCTCCCAATACGATTGAGGTCATCGATATTCCCTTGAAGTAA